The Ensifer adhaerens genome contains a region encoding:
- a CDS encoding LysR family transcriptional regulator, with amino-acid sequence MNDHKALKIFLMAADKRNFAQVARELDMTPAAVTRAIAALEDDLGVQLFVRTTRQVSLTTDGAVFAAQIQPAVETLENARRDVKNAHKADQGRLRISAPTWLGKTVLPPILSGFRELYPKMCFEISLSDGLIDIVDDDYDLAIRISSAPSDKFTIWRKIKVVPRILVAAPGSRFAEMEHPNELTPDDCLAYSGESRRENWLLSDGGSSITIVAGRAFSANNGEVLANMAADGAGVAMLPGFDIAEHIRSGRLVHVLRSWSPPDLWLTLYYPPYQALPPRIATFSKFFEEQLTAHMVMLD; translated from the coding sequence ATGAATGATCACAAAGCGCTGAAAATCTTCCTGATGGCTGCCGACAAGCGCAACTTCGCTCAGGTTGCCCGCGAGCTCGATATGACACCCGCCGCTGTCACGCGGGCCATTGCCGCGCTTGAAGATGATCTCGGCGTCCAGCTGTTTGTTCGCACGACCCGCCAGGTATCCCTGACGACGGACGGCGCCGTCTTTGCCGCCCAGATTCAACCGGCGGTCGAGACGCTCGAAAACGCGCGGCGCGATGTCAAGAACGCCCACAAGGCTGACCAGGGACGTTTGAGGATCAGCGCGCCGACTTGGCTCGGCAAGACGGTGCTGCCGCCGATCCTTTCCGGCTTCCGGGAGCTCTACCCGAAGATGTGCTTCGAGATCTCGCTGTCGGACGGTTTGATAGACATCGTAGATGACGATTACGACCTCGCGATCCGCATTTCTTCGGCCCCTTCGGACAAGTTTACGATATGGCGCAAGATCAAGGTGGTGCCGCGGATTCTGGTGGCCGCGCCAGGCAGTCGGTTCGCCGAGATGGAACACCCGAATGAACTGACTCCGGACGATTGTCTCGCCTATAGCGGCGAAAGCCGACGTGAGAACTGGCTGCTTTCGGACGGAGGCTCGAGCATCACCATCGTCGCCGGAAGGGCATTCAGCGCCAACAACGGCGAGGTCCTTGCCAACATGGCCGCAGACGGCGCGGGCGTGGCGATGCTGCCGGGCTTCGATATCGCCGAGCATATTCGCAGCGGCCGGCTCGTCCACGTCCTGCGAAGCTGGTCGCCACCGGACCTTTGGTTGACACTCTATTATCCGCCTTACCAGGCCCTACCGCCCCGCATTGCGACCTTCTCGAAGTTCTTCGAGGAACAACTGACCGCTCACATGGTCATGCTCGACTAG
- a CDS encoding GNAT family N-acetyltransferase: protein MIEIHAGDIDAFFTAPFQIYGAQTPYVSPMFSDLRRFLSAEKNPLFDTAADFAIFTAHEGSAVRGRITAHMHRASNAKFGLDRGYFGYFDSADDERIAAALLERAEDWARAKGFGEILGNFNLTAMQQAGVMTGGFENAPYTDQIWGPPYLPRLLEKRGYAPCFPMTTFEIDVRTVATDGMLAGTQMRALFDDGFRFSPIRRATLERRLEDSRLILNESFADNPMFVPVSRAEFDFQAREMKWIMDPRISAVAEKDGAPAGAVIAIPDVNPMLKAMGSRLGLSAPWHLLKHRLQRRRAVIIFQGVKPEHQGRGLNPLLLAHVLSEMRRAGYETAGGTWIADVNAASLRQAEKAGARPLHRLHLFGKTL, encoded by the coding sequence ATGATTGAGATCCACGCGGGGGATATCGACGCCTTCTTCACCGCCCCCTTTCAGATCTATGGTGCGCAGACGCCCTATGTCTCGCCGATGTTCAGCGACCTCAGGCGCTTCCTTTCCGCTGAAAAGAACCCTCTGTTCGATACGGCTGCAGACTTCGCCATCTTCACGGCCCATGAAGGAAGCGCCGTGCGCGGGCGGATAACGGCCCATATGCACCGCGCATCGAACGCGAAGTTTGGGCTTGATCGCGGCTATTTCGGCTACTTCGACAGCGCCGACGACGAGCGCATTGCGGCTGCCCTGCTGGAGCGGGCGGAGGATTGGGCGCGAGCGAAGGGGTTTGGCGAGATCCTTGGAAACTTCAACCTGACTGCCATGCAGCAGGCGGGGGTCATGACTGGCGGTTTCGAGAATGCGCCCTATACGGATCAGATCTGGGGCCCACCCTATCTGCCTCGGCTTCTGGAAAAGCGGGGCTACGCCCCCTGCTTCCCGATGACCACCTTCGAAATCGACGTCCGCACCGTGGCCACCGATGGCATGCTCGCCGGCACACAGATGCGCGCGCTTTTCGACGACGGCTTCCGTTTTTCACCAATCCGGCGAGCAACGCTTGAGCGCAGGTTGGAGGATTCCCGGCTGATCCTCAATGAGAGCTTTGCAGACAATCCGATGTTCGTGCCGGTCAGCCGTGCGGAATTCGACTTTCAGGCCAGGGAGATGAAGTGGATCATGGATCCGCGCATCTCGGCGGTTGCGGAAAAGGACGGCGCGCCAGCCGGCGCGGTGATCGCCATACCCGACGTCAACCCGATGTTGAAGGCGATGGGCTCGCGGCTCGGGTTGAGTGCGCCCTGGCATTTGCTCAAGCATCGCCTCCAGCGCCGGCGTGCCGTAATCATATTTCAGGGCGTGAAGCCGGAGCATCAGGGGCGTGGTCTCAATCCACTTCTGCTTGCCCACGTGCTTAGCGAAATGCGCCGGGCCGGCTATGAGACTGCCGGCGGCACCTGGATCGCAGACGTCAATGCGGCGAGCCTGAGGCAGGCAGAAAAAGCCGGCGCAAGGCCCCTGCATCGTCTGCATCTCTTCGGAAAGACACTATGA
- a CDS encoding TetR/AcrR family transcriptional regulator: protein MIGKRQTKKEDLKARLIVACTELMREQGLKNLRARDIAERAGAALGGLYTVFDDLDELVLHVNSGTLKQLETALNAAISPSAAIGETFLSLSLAYMRFALAERNLWSALFEHRMPEGVSVPEWHLAEHTFLIGLIAVPLARHMPNASHQDVAIRARTFFAAVHGVISLSLEGRFVGITPEVLEREITALAGILAGSFTVE from the coding sequence GTGATCGGAAAGCGTCAGACGAAGAAGGAAGACCTGAAGGCAAGGCTGATTGTCGCCTGCACGGAACTCATGCGCGAACAGGGGCTGAAGAACCTGCGCGCGCGCGATATCGCCGAACGCGCCGGCGCCGCGCTCGGCGGTCTCTACACGGTCTTCGATGATCTCGACGAGTTGGTTCTCCACGTCAATTCGGGGACGTTGAAACAGTTGGAGACCGCGCTCAACGCCGCGATCTCGCCGTCAGCCGCCATTGGGGAGACTTTCCTCAGCCTGTCCCTCGCATACATGCGTTTCGCGCTTGCCGAGCGCAACCTGTGGTCCGCGCTTTTCGAACACAGAATGCCCGAGGGTGTCTCCGTTCCGGAGTGGCACCTTGCCGAACACACCTTCCTGATCGGGCTCATTGCAGTCCCACTCGCGCGGCATATGCCCAATGCTTCTCACCAGGACGTGGCAATTCGTGCGCGCACATTCTTCGCGGCCGTCCATGGCGTGATCTCTCTCAGCCTTGAAGGACGGTTTGTCGGAATAACGCCCGAAGTGCTTGAGCGCGAGATCACAGCGCTCGCCGGAATTCTCGCCGGGAGTTTTACCGTGGAATGA
- a CDS encoding HesA/MoeB/ThiF family protein — MSSVFSYEAFTTRNVGFVTEAEQRRLSEASVFVCGTGGMGGACIQALARAGIGRLILADIDRFELSNLNRQVFCFADTIGTPKAEATRDLCLKINPELDITVFGPEWTDHVEALIAKADVVINGTDDLAASLLLYRVSRNLGRTVIDAYASPLPSVYVTRPQDPMPEERLGYQTAGTAWNALTADQRSEAFLREAEYVMVHSSSRHHVDLSLAGEVIAGTRSRMSFAPMVISTGTLMAYEAIHVVIGRPRSADYRGWFFNLHAGRVERPRNAIVAALLRPLVRRYLQRLAAPTAP, encoded by the coding sequence ATGAGCAGCGTCTTCTCCTACGAGGCCTTCACCACACGCAACGTCGGCTTTGTCACAGAGGCGGAGCAACGCCGCTTGAGCGAGGCGAGCGTCTTCGTCTGCGGAACCGGCGGCATGGGCGGCGCCTGCATCCAGGCGCTGGCGCGGGCCGGCATCGGCCGTCTGATACTCGCCGATATCGACCGTTTCGAACTGTCGAACCTCAACCGCCAGGTCTTCTGTTTTGCCGACACGATCGGCACACCCAAGGCAGAAGCGACCCGCGATCTCTGCCTGAAGATCAATCCGGAGCTGGATATCACCGTCTTCGGGCCGGAATGGACAGATCATGTCGAGGCGCTCATTGCGAAAGCGGACGTCGTCATCAACGGAACGGATGATCTCGCCGCCAGTCTCCTGCTCTATCGTGTTTCGCGAAACCTCGGACGCACGGTGATCGATGCCTATGCGTCTCCCCTCCCCTCGGTCTACGTCACGCGCCCGCAGGATCCGATGCCGGAAGAGCGGCTCGGCTATCAGACGGCCGGAACCGCCTGGAACGCGCTGACGGCGGATCAGCGGTCGGAAGCTTTCCTGCGCGAGGCGGAATACGTGATGGTCCATTCGTCTTCGCGCCACCATGTCGATCTTTCGCTCGCCGGCGAAGTGATTGCCGGCACCCGCAGTCGCATGTCCTTCGCACCGATGGTGATCAGCACCGGCACATTGATGGCCTACGAGGCGATCCACGTGGTCATCGGCCGTCCACGGTCTGCCGATTACCGTGGCTGGTTCTTCAACCTCCATGCCGGCCGTGTCGAGCGTCCGCGCAATGCAATCGTCGCGGCCCTGCTGCGACCGCTGGTACGGCGCTACCTGCAGCGGCTTGCGGCTCCGACAGCGCCATGA
- a CDS encoding YiaA/YiaB family inner membrane protein codes for MNDSLMKHSPAWTSFSYVSFGVAAFMVVIGLYMMPIDLWGKGYLAMGILMLLQTAVNVTKTLRDNLEAEKLIRRIDDAKTEKLLLGIKADDA; via the coding sequence ATGAACGACAGCCTGATGAAACACTCCCCGGCCTGGACCTCTTTCTCCTATGTGAGCTTCGGCGTGGCCGCCTTCATGGTGGTGATCGGCCTTTACATGATGCCGATCGATCTCTGGGGAAAAGGGTATCTCGCCATGGGCATTCTGATGCTCCTGCAGACGGCGGTAAACGTCACCAAGACGCTGCGCGACAATCTGGAAGCTGAAAAGCTGATCCGCAGGATCGATGATGCGAAAACCGAGAAGCTGCTGCTCGGCATCAAGGCCGACGACGCTTAA
- a CDS encoding PspA/IM30 family protein, translated as MFKQIVTLIRGRAHEAEEAFGDRHALPILAQQIRDAARGVESARRAVAVAIAQNRLEKESAERLSARIDDLETRAIAALEKGREDLATEAAVSIARLETELQNARQVQAEFTDGIDRLRQAVRQSEMRLAALRRGERLAEARDRTRRLSRDVPGNDLATLSDAEATLARLETRRREAELTAEALVELEDRPDPTALAEKLAAAGCGRPLVTSADDVLGRLRAKANLAS; from the coding sequence ATGTTCAAACAAATCGTAACGCTGATACGGGGGCGTGCCCATGAGGCGGAGGAGGCCTTCGGCGATCGGCATGCGCTGCCGATACTTGCGCAGCAGATCCGTGATGCCGCACGCGGCGTCGAAAGCGCACGTCGGGCGGTCGCTGTTGCGATCGCGCAAAATCGCCTGGAAAAAGAAAGTGCCGAGAGGCTCTCTGCTCGCATCGATGATCTCGAAACGCGCGCCATCGCAGCCCTTGAAAAGGGGCGGGAGGATCTGGCGACCGAGGCTGCCGTCTCGATCGCCCGGCTGGAAACCGAACTGCAGAACGCACGTCAGGTTCAGGCGGAGTTTACAGATGGAATAGACCGGTTGAGGCAGGCGGTGCGGCAGAGCGAAATGCGCCTGGCCGCGCTGCGCCGCGGCGAACGCCTGGCCGAGGCACGTGACCGGACGCGGCGGCTTTCCCGTGACGTGCCCGGCAATGACCTCGCTACGCTCAGCGATGCCGAGGCAACACTGGCGCGGCTCGAAACGCGCCGGCGCGAGGCTGAGTTGACAGCCGAGGCGCTGGTTGAGCTGGAAGACCGGCCTGATCCGACCGCGCTTGCAGAGAAACTGGCCGCGGCCGGTTGCGGGCGCCCGCTGGTGACGAGTGCGGACGACGTGCTCGGGCGCCTGCGTGCCAAGGCGAACCTTGCTTCTTGA
- the betA gene encoding choline dehydrogenase, translating to MSDTYDYVIIGAGSAGCVLANRLSEDPSSRVLVLEFGGSDKSIFIQMPTALSIPMNGTKYNWKYMTLPEPGLGGRRVHCPRGKVIGGSSSINGLVYMRGHARDFDEWEELGARGWRYANCLPYFQRAESWQDGGDSYRGASGPLATNAGNKMKNPLYGAFVDAGREAGYITTEDPNGYMQEGFGPMHMTVKDGVRWSTANAYLKPAMDRPNLTVITHAMTRRVLVEGKRAVGVEYELGGERHVARANREVLISSGPIGSPHLLQRSGIGPAAVLQRAGVTVLHDLPGVGENLQDHSEVYIQYACKEPITLNGKMGLVSKALIGAEWLLFKKGLSVSNHFESGGFIRSDASLQWPDIQFHFLPAAMRYDGKKPLDGHGFMVLTGPNKPKSRGYVRLRSPEAHEQPDILFNYLDREEDREGFRRCLRLTREIIGQPAFDRFRGEEMAPGKDVLSNDEIDAWVRETMESTYHPCGSCRMGEDAMAVVDSELKVRGIEGLRVIDSSVFPSEPNANLNAPTIMLAERASDMVRGKPLLAASNAEVGVASGVGITQRSGTPVRVLRQ from the coding sequence ATGAGCGATACCTACGACTACGTCATCATCGGCGCAGGATCTGCCGGCTGCGTGCTTGCCAACCGCTTGTCGGAGGATCCATCTTCCAGGGTGCTCGTGCTCGAATTCGGCGGCAGCGACAAGTCGATCTTCATCCAGATGCCGACCGCGCTCTCGATCCCGATGAACGGCACGAAGTACAACTGGAAATACATGACCTTGCCGGAGCCTGGACTCGGCGGCCGGCGGGTGCATTGCCCGCGCGGCAAGGTCATTGGCGGCTCGTCTTCGATCAACGGGCTCGTCTACATGCGCGGCCATGCCCGCGACTTCGACGAGTGGGAGGAACTCGGCGCGCGCGGCTGGCGCTACGCCAATTGCCTGCCCTATTTCCAGCGTGCCGAAAGCTGGCAGGACGGAGGCGACAGTTATCGCGGCGCCTCCGGGCCGCTTGCCACCAACGCCGGCAACAAGATGAAGAACCCGCTCTATGGTGCTTTTGTCGATGCCGGCCGCGAAGCGGGCTACATCACCACCGAAGACCCGAACGGCTACATGCAGGAGGGCTTCGGGCCGATGCACATGACCGTTAAGGACGGTGTACGCTGGTCGACGGCCAATGCCTACCTGAAGCCGGCGATGGACAGGCCGAACCTCACGGTGATTACCCATGCGATGACGCGGCGTGTACTTGTCGAGGGCAAGCGCGCCGTCGGCGTCGAATACGAGCTTGGTGGCGAGCGTCATGTTGCCCGCGCCAACCGCGAAGTGCTTATCTCCTCGGGCCCGATCGGATCGCCGCACTTGCTGCAGCGCTCCGGCATTGGTCCGGCGGCGGTGTTGCAGCGGGCAGGCGTCACCGTTCTGCACGATCTGCCGGGCGTCGGCGAGAACCTGCAGGATCATTCCGAGGTCTATATCCAATATGCCTGCAAGGAGCCGATTACGCTCAACGGCAAGATGGGGCTTGTGAGCAAGGCCCTGATCGGCGCGGAATGGCTCCTGTTCAAGAAGGGGCTTTCTGTCTCCAACCATTTCGAAAGTGGCGGCTTCATCCGCTCCGACGCATCACTGCAGTGGCCGGACATCCAGTTCCATTTCCTCCCGGCCGCCATGCGTTACGATGGCAAGAAGCCGCTCGATGGCCATGGCTTCATGGTGCTGACGGGCCCGAACAAGCCGAAGAGCCGGGGCTATGTCCGGCTACGCTCTCCGGAAGCCCATGAGCAGCCTGATATCCTGTTCAACTATCTCGACCGCGAGGAGGACCGCGAGGGCTTTCGACGTTGTCTGCGGCTCACGCGCGAGATCATCGGCCAGCCGGCCTTTGACCGTTTCCGCGGCGAGGAAATGGCTCCGGGCAAAGACGTTCTCAGCAATGACGAGATCGATGCCTGGGTGCGCGAGACCATGGAAAGTACCTACCATCCCTGCGGCTCCTGCCGCATGGGCGAGGATGCAATGGCGGTCGTCGACAGTGAACTGAAGGTGCGCGGCATCGAAGGATTGCGGGTTATCGACAGTTCGGTCTTTCCATCGGAGCCGAACGCCAACCTCAACGCGCCGACGATCATGCTTGCCGAACGCGCATCCGACATGGTGCGCGGCAAGCCACTGCTTGCTGCCTCCAACGCGGAAGTCGGCGTTGCCTCCGGCGTCGGCATCACCCAGCGCAGCGGCACGCCGGTGCGCGTCCTTCGGCAGTGA
- a CDS encoding acyl-[ACP]--phospholipid O-acyltransferase, translating into MKNNLMTSRRFAPLFWTQFLSAFNDNFLKNTLVFLILATVAAEEAGSLVTLAGAVFMAPFLLFSALGGQIADKFDKAVVAERLKRWELAAAGVAVVGIAFSSIAVLLVALFLFGAISALFGPVKYGILPDHLERKELPRANAWIEGATFIAILGGTVVAGLAAADGVNPWLFGPMMLGLALACWLSSRYIPRLGAKAPDLVVDRNVLRSTGHLLASLRGDKRLWRTALMAAWFWLAGAIVLSLLPPMVKNHLGGDETAITAYLAVFAVAIGVGSAIAAWMSAGRIVLLPAPLGTLIMALFGLDLAWCVGHAGAVAPTETLSAFFAGPYTLRIAIDLAGMAIAGAFLAVPTLAALQAWAQEDERSRVIGASNVLSAAFITAGGGLVAVLQASGVSTSVLFAGLALANAVAAFVMLRTLPTNAFRDFVSILFRAFLRLEVDGLDNLKKAGRAPIIALNHVSFLDGALALALTDEEPTFAVDYTIAKAWWVKPFLKMCNFLPLDPSKPMATRTLIKTVNNGEPLVIFPEGRITVTGALMKVYDGAAMVADKTGSMVVPVRIDGLEKSYFSRLSSLHVRRRLFPKVKVTILEPVRLSVPQELKGRKRRMAAGAALYQVMSMLMFRTTDTDTTVLEKVIKTAKERGFNRLAVQDPVTGSLTYGKLLTGAAVLGAKFKSLFPDEKALGVLLPNANGAVATILGVMSAGKVPAMLNFTAGAANIISACKAAEVRYVLTSRAFVTQAKLGTVVEELSKTVEIVWLDDLRQTVGLADKLRGLLRKGRPLVRRTADDPAVILYTSGSEGTPKGVVLTHRNILSNAAQAASRIDFHSGDKVFNILPVFHSFGLTAGTVLPLISGVPVYFYPSPLHYRIIPELIYASNATIIFGTDTFLNGYARTAHPYDFRSIRYCFAGAEPVRAATRALYMEKFGVRILEGYGVTEAAPVIALNTPMFNKAGSVGKIMPGMEYRLEAVPGVLEGGRLFIRGANVMAGYLRVENPGVIEPTPDGWHDTGDIVTVDEDGFIVIRGRAKRFAKIGGEMVSLGAVEALAGELWPGHLTVVVSLPDAKKGERLVMLTDAPGATRATFLRFAKEKGAMDMMVPSDVKVGAVPVLGTGKVDFVSAQRLLAEAARTENAA; encoded by the coding sequence GTGAAAAACAATCTCATGACTTCTCGGCGGTTTGCGCCACTCTTCTGGACGCAGTTCCTGTCGGCGTTCAACGATAATTTTCTCAAGAACACGCTCGTCTTCCTCATCCTTGCCACCGTGGCAGCCGAAGAGGCGGGGTCGCTCGTCACACTGGCCGGCGCCGTCTTCATGGCGCCGTTCCTGCTCTTTTCCGCACTCGGTGGCCAAATTGCCGACAAGTTCGACAAGGCGGTCGTCGCCGAGCGGCTGAAGCGCTGGGAACTCGCTGCCGCGGGTGTTGCCGTCGTCGGCATTGCGTTCTCCTCCATCGCGGTGCTGCTGGTTGCGCTCTTCCTGTTCGGTGCCATCTCCGCGCTCTTTGGGCCTGTCAAATACGGCATCCTGCCCGACCACCTGGAGCGCAAGGAACTGCCGCGTGCCAACGCCTGGATCGAGGGGGCGACGTTCATCGCCATCCTCGGCGGCACAGTCGTCGCGGGGCTTGCCGCAGCCGATGGCGTCAATCCCTGGCTGTTTGGCCCGATGATGCTCGGCCTTGCACTCGCCTGCTGGCTTTCCAGCCGCTACATTCCACGTCTCGGCGCCAAGGCGCCGGACCTTGTCGTCGATCGCAACGTCCTGCGTTCCACCGGACACCTCCTCGCGTCACTGCGCGGCGACAAGCGGCTCTGGCGCACCGCGTTGATGGCGGCGTGGTTCTGGCTGGCGGGCGCGATCGTGCTGTCGTTGCTGCCGCCCATGGTGAAGAACCATCTCGGCGGCGACGAGACTGCGATCACCGCCTATCTCGCCGTCTTCGCCGTAGCGATCGGGGTCGGCTCGGCGATTGCCGCCTGGATGTCCGCGGGACGTATCGTGCTCCTGCCGGCACCGCTCGGCACGCTGATCATGGCGCTGTTCGGCCTCGATCTCGCCTGGTGCGTCGGGCATGCCGGGGCGGTCGCTCCGACCGAGACGCTTTCTGCTTTCTTCGCCGGTCCCTACACCCTGCGCATCGCCATCGATCTGGCTGGCATGGCTATTGCCGGCGCCTTCCTTGCCGTACCCACGCTCGCGGCCCTTCAGGCCTGGGCGCAAGAGGACGAGCGATCGCGCGTCATCGGTGCGTCGAATGTGCTGTCCGCAGCCTTCATCACCGCCGGTGGCGGCCTTGTCGCCGTCTTGCAGGCGTCCGGCGTGTCGACATCAGTACTTTTCGCCGGCCTTGCGCTCGCCAATGCCGTGGCGGCCTTTGTCATGCTGCGCACGCTGCCGACCAATGCTTTCCGTGATTTCGTATCCATCCTCTTCCGTGCCTTCCTTCGGCTGGAAGTGGACGGCCTCGACAATCTGAAAAAGGCGGGGCGTGCGCCGATCATCGCACTCAACCACGTTTCCTTTCTCGATGGCGCGCTGGCGCTCGCGCTCACCGACGAGGAACCGACCTTCGCTGTCGACTACACCATCGCCAAGGCCTGGTGGGTGAAACCGTTCCTGAAGATGTGCAACTTCCTGCCGCTGGATCCTTCAAAGCCGATGGCAACGCGCACGCTCATCAAGACGGTCAACAATGGCGAGCCGCTCGTGATCTTCCCCGAGGGTCGCATCACGGTCACCGGTGCGCTGATGAAGGTCTATGACGGTGCCGCAATGGTGGCCGACAAGACCGGCTCCATGGTCGTGCCCGTCCGTATCGACGGTCTGGAGAAGAGCTACTTCTCTCGCCTCAGTTCCTTGCACGTTCGCCGCCGGCTGTTTCCGAAGGTGAAGGTCACCATTCTGGAGCCGGTTCGTCTCTCCGTGCCGCAGGAGCTGAAAGGTCGCAAGCGCCGGATGGCCGCGGGTGCAGCTCTTTATCAGGTCATGTCGATGCTGATGTTCCGCACCACGGATACCGACACCACTGTGCTTGAAAAGGTGATCAAGACGGCCAAGGAGCGCGGGTTCAACCGGCTCGCGGTGCAGGACCCGGTCACCGGCTCCCTGACCTATGGCAAACTGCTGACGGGGGCAGCCGTGCTTGGCGCGAAGTTCAAGTCGCTCTTCCCGGACGAAAAGGCGCTCGGCGTTCTCCTGCCCAACGCCAACGGTGCGGTCGCAACCATCCTCGGCGTGATGTCGGCGGGCAAGGTACCGGCGATGCTGAACTTCACGGCGGGCGCGGCCAACATCATATCGGCGTGCAAGGCGGCAGAGGTCCGCTACGTGCTGACGTCGCGAGCCTTCGTCACCCAGGCGAAGCTCGGTACGGTCGTGGAGGAGTTGTCGAAGACGGTGGAGATCGTCTGGCTCGATGACCTGCGCCAGACGGTCGGCCTTGCCGACAAGCTGCGTGGTCTCTTGCGAAAAGGCCGGCCGCTTGTCCGACGCACGGCTGACGATCCGGCCGTCATTCTCTACACCTCCGGCTCCGAAGGAACGCCGAAAGGCGTGGTGCTGACGCACCGAAACATCCTCTCCAACGCAGCGCAGGCAGCGTCCCGTATCGATTTCCATTCGGGCGACAAGGTGTTCAACATCCTGCCGGTGTTCCATTCTTTCGGGCTCACGGCGGGCACGGTCTTGCCGCTCATCTCCGGCGTGCCGGTCTATTTCTATCCGTCGCCGCTGCACTACCGCATCATTCCGGAACTGATCTACGCTTCCAACGCGACAATCATCTTCGGGACCGACACCTTCCTGAACGGTTATGCGCGGACGGCCCATCCCTACGACTTCCGCTCGATCCGCTACTGCTTCGCCGGTGCCGAGCCGGTCAGGGCCGCCACACGCGCGCTCTACATGGAGAAGTTCGGCGTCCGCATCCTCGAAGGCTACGGCGTCACCGAGGCCGCACCGGTGATCGCGCTGAACACGCCGATGTTCAACAAGGCCGGCAGCGTCGGCAAGATCATGCCGGGCATGGAGTACAGGCTCGAAGCCGTGCCGGGCGTCCTGGAGGGTGGACGGCTCTTCATCCGAGGCGCAAACGTCATGGCCGGATATCTCCGCGTGGAAAATCCCGGTGTGATCGAGCCGACGCCAGACGGCTGGCATGACACCGGTGATATCGTCACCGTGGACGAAGACGGTTTCATCGTCATTCGCGGTCGGGCCAAGCGGTTCGCCAAGATCGGTGGCGAGATGGTTTCGCTCGGTGCTGTGGAGGCGCTTGCAGGAGAGCTGTGGCCGGGTCATTTGACGGTCGTTGTATCCCTGCCTGATGCCAAGAAGGGCGAACGCCTGGTCATGCTCACCGACGCTCCCGGCGCGACGCGCGCCACATTCCTGCGCTTCGCCAAGGAAAAGGGGGCGATGGACATGATGGTGCCGTCGGACGTGAAGGTCGGTGCCGTGCCGGTGCTTGGGACCGGCAAGGTGGATTTCGTCAGTGCGCAGAGGCTTCTCGCCGAGGCTGCAAGGACCGAGAACGCTGCCTGA